A single region of the Vicia villosa cultivar HV-30 ecotype Madison, WI linkage group LG4, Vvil1.0, whole genome shotgun sequence genome encodes:
- the LOC131596651 gene encoding bZIP transcription factor 29-like has translation MEGFDQRGGGGSSNQKNIHAFSSSSLASSSTKPPIQLNSMPINQINQMGFPENQKSYSIGIPPSHPNTNTTLSPKLSSSPYSQFMSSPQSQTHSRSLSQPTFLSLDSFSLPPLSPSLYPLSPNPFSDSGSKDVSMEENLAVSHAPSPNRGHAVQHGHCLPPRKGHRRSSSDTPLGISEFVNSAPQLGSDRRNLVSGGEKFGSEKPIQLVLKDRNSLDGFGRESFNGRKEDDAAAMDDLFSAYMNLENMNNMSFSGMEDSRTSGSKTVESSDNEVESHVKGIGSKGASSSCSDERREGIKRSSNGDIVSATRHRRSFSLDGSMGNFYIEDGSPKLPPLQGRAGRHSPSNSMDSSKTAEIGMEFGKGEFSSEEMKKIMENDKLAEIAVSDPKRAKRILANRLSAARSKERKTKYISELEHKVQTLQTETTTLSTQYTKLQMDYSELKNEHNEYKLRLQSLEQQSQLKDALNETLDAEVRRLRRTVADLGGESLLSSLMTRQLVINQQQMLQSQQQQPNQLRNFQPQNSQSQEETQTQMQQNIQRNHEFQTQHQNGKTTA, from the exons ATGGAAGGTTTTGATCAAAGAGGTGGTGGTGGTAGTAGTAATCAAAAAAATATTCATGCATTTAGTTCTTCTTCCTTAGCTTCATCATCCACCAAACCCCCAATTCAGTTGAATTCTATGCCTAtcaatcaaattaatcaaatggGTTTTCCTGAAAATCAAAAAAGTTATAGTATTGGTATACCACCTTCACACCCTAATACCAATACCACTTTATCACCTAAACTTTCATCATCCCCTTATTCCCAGTTTATGTCTTCTCCACAATCCCAAACCCATTCTAGGTCTTTGTCTCAGCCCACTTTTCTCTCTCTAGATTCCTTTTCGTTGCCTCCATTGAGTCCTTCACTTTATCCTTTGAGTCCAAACCCTTTTTCGGACTCGGGTTCGAAAGATGTTTCTATGGAGGAAAACTTGGCTGTCTCTCATGCTCCTTCGCCTAACCGCGGTCATGCTGTTCAGCATGGGCATTGTCTTCCACCTCGTAAAGGGCATAGGCGATCTAGCAGTGATACGCCTTTAGGGATCTCGGAATTCGTTAACTCTGCTCCTCAGTTGGGGAGTGATCGTAGGAATTTGGTTTCTGGAGGGGAGAAATTTGGTTCTGAGAAGCCGATTCAGTTGGTGTTGAAGGATAGGAACAGTCTTGATGGATTTGGAAGAGAGAGTTTTAATGGGAGGAAGGAGGATGATGCGGCTGCAATGGATGATTTGTTTAGTGCCTACATGAATTTGGAGAATATGAATAATATGAGTTTTTCTGGTATGGAAGATAGCCGAACTAGTGGTTCGAAGACGGTTGAAAGCAGTGATAATGAAGTTGAGAGTCATGTTAAAGGAATCGGTTCTAAGGGTGCGAGTTCAAGCTGTTCGGATGAGAGGAGGGAAGGAATCAAGCGGAGTTCTAATGGAGATATTGTATCTGCTACTCGACATAGGAGAAGTTTCTCATTGGATGGTTCCATGGGAAATTTTTATATTGAAGATGGATCGCCTAAGCTTCCTCCTTTACAAGGTCGAGCTGGTCGACACTCGCCTAGCAATTCAATGGACAGTAGTAAAACAGCAGAAATTGGGATGGAGTTTGGAAAGGGTGAGTTCAGCTCCGAGGAGATGAAGAAAATAATGGAAAATGATAAACTTGCTGAAATTGCCGTGTCTGATCCCAAGCGTGCAAAGAG GATTTTGGCCAATCGTCTATCAGCTGCTCGCTCTAAAGAGCGGAAGACGAAATATATTTCTGAATTGGAGCACAAGGTCCAAACTCTTCAGACAGAGACTACTACATTGTCTACTCAGTATACCAAATTACAG ATGGATTATTCAGAGCTTAAAAATGAGCATAACGAGTACAAATTGAGGCTTCAATCCTTGGAACAACAATCCCAACTGAAAGATG CTCTGAACGAGACTTTGGATGCTGAAGTCCGACGCTTAAGACGCACTGTGGCAGATCTTGGCGGAGAGTCCCTCCTCTCTAGTCTCATGACTCGGCAGCTAGTTATTAACCAGCAGCAGATGCTCCAGTCACAGCAACAGCAGCCAAACCAGCTTAGAAATTTCCAACCGCAAAACAGCCAATCTCAGGAAGAAACACAGACTCAGATGCAGCAGAATATTCAACGCAATCATGAATTCCAAACCCAGCATCAGAATGGCAAAACTACTGCATAG
- the LOC131596652 gene encoding cytochrome P450 83B1-like, translating to MDTLVLVYLLLPIFVLFIIHKHKTRASSIPPGPAPLPLLGNLHLIDTSSPHLSLWKLSKHYGPIMSLHFGYTPTLVISSSNMAKHVLKTHDLKFASRPAFLGLRKLSYNGLDLGFAPYSPYWREMKKLCVLHLFSSRRVESFRPIRENEVVQLIQKLSQYEGDEKGVNLSEAVMSFTNTLICKIAFGKKYDFDYGEVELGSGERKSRLHVLLNEAQALLSEFYFSDHFPLLGWVDRVRGTLGRLEKTFKELDLIYQKVIDDHMENSSWPKTKEHEVVDIIDIFLQMMNDHSLSFDLTLDHIKAMLMNFFLAGTDTIAAVVVWAMTALMNNPRVMKKVQMEIRNLYEDKDFINEDDIEKLPYLKSVVKETLRLFPPSPLLLPRETIENCNIDGYEIKPKTLVYVNAWAIARDSENWEDPEEFYPERFFMSGVDFKGKDFELIPFGSGRRMCPAMNMGVVTVELSLANILHCYDWKLPYGFDKEEVLDTQVKPGITMHKKIDLYLVPRKRKS from the exons ATGGATACTCTTGTGCTTGTTTATCTACTATTACCAATCTTTGTTCTATTCATTATCCACAAACACAAAACAAGAGCCTCATCAATTCCACCAGGCCCAGCACCACTTCCTCTACTAGGAAATCTACACCTAATTGACACTTCATCCCCACATCTTTCCCTATGGAAACTCTCCAAACACTATGGACCTATCATGTCTTTGCACTTTGGCTATACACCAACCTTAGTTATTTCTTCATCAAATATGGCAAAACATGTGTTGAAAACTCATGACCTTAAGTTTGCAAGTAGACCGGCTTTCCTAGGACTTAGAAAATTGTCATACAATGGGTTGGACTTAGGTTTTGCACCTTATAGTCCTTATTGGAGAGAAATGAAAAAGCTTTGTGTTCTTCATCTTTTTAGTTCTCGGCGTGTTGAATCTTTTAGGCCTATCAGAGAAAATGAAGTGGTCCAATTGATTCAAAAGTTGTCACAATATGAGGGTGATGAAAAAGGTGTTAACTTGAGTGAAGCAGTGATGTCTTTCACAAATACACTTATATGTAAGATAGCTTTTGGGAAAAAGTATGATTTTGATTATGGAGAAGTGGAATTGGGAAGTGGAGAAAGGAAAAGTAGATTGCATGTTTTGCTTAATGAAGCTCAAGCTTTGTTAAGTGAATTTTACTTTTCTGATCATTTTCCATTGTTGGGTTGGGTTGATAGAGTTAGAGGAACTCTTGGGAGGCTTGAAAAAACCTTCAAGGAGTTGGATTTGATATACCAAAAAGTCATTGATGACCATATGGAGAATTCATCATGGCCTAAAACTAAGGAACATGAAGTAGTTGATATCATTGATATCTTCTTGCAAATGATGAATGATCACTCACTCTCTTTTGATCTCACTCTTGACCACATCAAAGCTATGCTTATG AATTTCTTTTTAGCAGGAACAGACACAATTGCAGCAGTAGTAGTTTGGGCTATGACAGCATTGATGAACAATCCAAGAGTGATGAAAAAAGTTCAAATGGAAATCAGAAACTTATATGAAGACAAAGATTTCATAAATGAAGATGATATTGAAAAGCTTCCTTATCTTAAATCAGTGGTAAAAGAGACATTAAGATTATTCCCTCCATCACCATTACTCTTACCAAGAGAAACTATAGAAAATTGCAACATAGATGGTTATGAGATTAAACCAAAAACTCTAGTGTATGTTAATGCATGGGCCATAGCAAGAGATTCTGAGAATTGGGAAGATCCTGAAGAGTTTTATCCTGAAAGATTCTTTATGAGTGGAGTGGATTTTAAAGGGAAGGATTTTGAGTTGATTCCATTTGGAAGTGGAAGAAGAATGTGTCCAGCAATGAACATGGGAGTTGTGACTGTTGAGCTTTCACTTGCTAATATTCTTCATTGTTATGATTGGAAATTACCTTATGGTTTTGATAAGGAAGAGGTTTTGGATACACAAGTGAAACCAGGAATTACTATGCATAAGAAAATTGATCTTTATCTTGTCCCTAGGAAAAGAAAATCTTAG